A region of Toxorhynchites rutilus septentrionalis strain SRP chromosome 1, ASM2978413v1, whole genome shotgun sequence DNA encodes the following proteins:
- the LOC129761812 gene encoding lipase 1-like, whose amino-acid sequence MHYLSVIICILLLPTAPGRKDSSPFIVEEEDGVLLVPQLIRKYGYQMEEHEVRTEDGYLLSVYRILGRGDTRKSPILMMHSLFSSCADWVAIGPKNALGYLLADRGYDIWLGNARGNRYGRKHESLTVDIPGFWNFTFHEIAVYDVTATIDYVLEQTNAEKLHYIGFSQGTLVGFVALSSRPEYNEKIIEVQQLSPAVYINRNLSVIIRLLVFFVREIALAYNAIGKNDFLSHFDGQYEFFRKICPAPDQTICRAVVYDVAGANPQQLGVKIARIFLGHFPAGSSLKQVMHIAQLIRDGIFRQYDYGNSAQNIAAYGSPSPPLYDLSRVTAPVRIYYGYNDNVVNYRNIPRLERDLPNLLSSYPVPDKLFSHVDFILAKNVRKVLYKEIIKNVERAERDYTFEP is encoded by the exons ATGCACTACCTGTCGGTGATTATTTGCATACTTTTGCTACCAACCGCTCCCGGTAGGAAGGATTCCAGTCCTTTCATCGTGGAAGAAGAGGATGGTGTGTTGCTTGTT CCGCAACTTATCCGAAAATATGGCTATCAAATGGAGGAGCACGAGGTCCGAACGGAGGACGGCTATCTGCTGTCGGTGTATCGAATTCTCGGCCGTGGTGACACCAGGAAGAGCCCCATTCTGATGATGCATTCCTTGTTCAGTAGCTGCGCGGATTGGGTGGCGATTGGACCGAAGAATGCATTGGGTTACCTGCTCGCGGATCGCGGATACGACATCTGGCTGGGTAACGCACGTGGAAATCGTTACGGACGGAAACATGAGAGCCTCACTGTTGATATACCGGGCTTCTGGAATTTCACCTTCCATGAAATTGCCGTTTACGACGTGACGGCAACGATCGATTACGTGCTGGAGCAGACAAACGCCGAGAAGCTGCATTACATCGGTTTCTCGCAGGGAACGCTGGTGGGATTCGTGGCACTCAGCAGTCGGCCGGAGTACAACGAGAAGATAATCGAGGTGCAGCAACTGTCACCAGCCGTTTACATCAACCGTAATCTCAGTGTCATCATACGACTGCTGGTGTTCTTCGTTCGGGAAATTGCTCTAGCGTACAACGCTATCGGTAAGAATGATTTTCTTTCCCATTTCGATGGTCAGTATGAGTTCTTCCGCAAGATCTGTCCCGCACCTGATCAAACCATCTGTCGCGCGGTTGTCTATGACGTTGCCGGGGCGAATCCACAGCAGCTGGGAGTG AAAATCGCACGAATTTTCCTGGGTCACTTCCCGGCGGGGTCATCCCTGAAGCAGGTGATGCACATCGCACAGCTCATAAGGGATGGCATCTTCCGGCAGTACGATTACGGGAATTCGGCGCAGAACATTGCCGCATACGGGAGCCCTTCGCCACCACTGTACGATCTGTCCCGCGTTACGGCCCCGGTTAGGATCTACTACGGGTACAATGATAACGTGGTCAACTATCGGAACATACCCCGGCTGGAGCGGGATTTGCCAAACCTGCTGAGCAGTTATCCGGTGCCCGATAAGCTGTTCAGTCACGTGGATTTCATACTGGCCAAAAACGTGCGCAAAGTGCTGTACAAAGAGATTATCAAGAATGTGGAACGGGCCGAGCGAGATTATACTTTTGAGCCATGA